From the Dehalobacter sp. genome, one window contains:
- the yedF gene encoding sulfurtransferase-like selenium metabolism protein YedF produces MGYVLLVTSKGFGKGEEILGEKLMYSYLYSLSEGDHLPSHILFLHEGVKLVTADAPVLNILKTLVDKGVTIYACGICLDFYNLKDQVKVGEIGNMYLNMDIMAEAEKVITLG; encoded by the coding sequence ATGGGTTACGTATTGTTGGTTACAAGTAAAGGTTTCGGTAAAGGTGAAGAAATCCTAGGAGAGAAATTAATGTATTCCTATCTCTACAGTCTGAGCGAGGGAGACCATTTGCCCTCTCATATTTTATTCCTGCACGAGGGCGTCAAGCTGGTCACAGCAGATGCCCCAGTTCTGAACATTTTAAAGACTTTAGTCGATAAAGGGGTTACCATTTATGCCTGTGGCATCTGCCTGGACTTCTACAACCTGAAGGATCAGGTCAAGGTAGGTGAAATCGGCAACATGTATCTGAATATGGATATTATGGCCGAGGCTGAGAAAGTAATTACCCTTGGGTAA
- a CDS encoding aminotransferase class V-fold PLP-dependent enzyme yields MLYFDNAATSWPKPEVVYETHDRVLRQGGSAGRGVNQSSLRAGRELLHTRKALSRLFGIANTERIVFTQNITESLNVGLHGLLQTGDHVLISSLEHNAVVRPLEYLKKSGISYTIVPCSREGFLDPAIVESNFQPNTRLFCFTHASNVLGTILPIKQLGQIAKAHHCLFMVDAAQTAGVIPIDVEDQHIDFLAFTGHKSLSGPQGVGGYYARPDLVLNPLIYGGTGLHSLTLEQPDIWPEGMESGTRNIPGIAALGAAVEFILHEGLPNIRSHELQLMSILLEGLEHIPEIQILGPRDINARVGLVSCVFRNHTPDSVALELDRRFDIVTRSGLHCAPLAHQTAGTIDRGALRISINYSQAESDIAALLAALNTILGGSM; encoded by the coding sequence TTGCTTTATTTTGATAATGCCGCAACTTCCTGGCCGAAACCCGAGGTGGTCTACGAAACCCATGACCGGGTCCTGCGTCAGGGAGGGAGTGCCGGACGCGGTGTCAATCAATCTTCTCTGCGCGCCGGGCGGGAGCTTCTTCATACCAGAAAGGCTTTAAGCCGCTTGTTTGGCATCGCAAATACTGAGAGAATTGTTTTTACGCAGAATATCACCGAATCGCTCAATGTGGGACTTCATGGACTTCTTCAGACTGGGGATCATGTTCTGATCAGCTCCCTTGAACATAATGCCGTTGTCCGTCCGCTGGAATATCTCAAAAAGAGCGGAATTTCCTATACAATTGTTCCGTGCAGCCGGGAGGGTTTTTTGGATCCCGCTATCGTGGAATCTAATTTTCAGCCCAATACCCGCCTGTTTTGTTTTACGCATGCTTCGAATGTGCTGGGTACGATTCTGCCGATCAAACAGCTCGGGCAAATTGCTAAAGCGCACCATTGCCTGTTTATGGTGGATGCGGCCCAGACTGCCGGCGTGATACCAATTGACGTGGAAGACCAGCACATCGATTTTTTAGCCTTTACCGGCCATAAGAGCCTGTCGGGACCTCAAGGGGTTGGCGGATACTATGCCAGGCCAGATCTTGTTTTAAATCCCCTGATTTATGGAGGGACAGGCCTTCATTCCCTGACCCTTGAACAACCGGATATCTGGCCAGAAGGGATGGAAAGTGGCACACGGAATATCCCGGGAATCGCGGCCCTCGGGGCTGCGGTAGAATTCATATTGCATGAGGGCCTCCCTAATATCCGCAGCCATGAACTTCAACTGATGTCTATCCTGCTTGAAGGATTGGAACATATCCCGGAAATCCAAATTCTCGGGCCCCGTGACATCAATGCGAGAGTCGGCCTGGTGTCCTGTGTTTTCCGGAATCATACCCCTGATAGCGTGGCTCTGGAGCTGGACCGCCGCTTTGATATTGTTACCCGCTCGGGACTGCATTGCGCCCCCTTAGCCCATCAAACAGCCGGAACCATTGATCGCGGAGCATTGCGCATCAGTATCAATTATTCTCAAGCAGAGTCAGATATAGCGGCGTTATTGGCTGCTTTAAACACCATATTGGGAGGTTCAATGTGA
- the glmS gene encoding glutamine--fructose-6-phosphate transaminase (isomerizing), which translates to MCGIVGYFGEKSAVPILVEGLRKLEYRGYDSSGIAVMEEGGIRITKSVGKLVNLEEKLSNRTYNAKIGIGHTRWATHGRPSDVNAHPHMDCHGDFAVVHNGIIENYLELREWLTAEGHLFRSETDTEVLAHLVEHFYKGDLQDAVKKMLVKVEGSYAVVVLSYKNPDIMVAARKDSPLIVGIGDGEYFVASDIPAVLKYTRKTYIMEDGEMVTVSAKGLKFCDFTTGECIEKSVFEVTWDAVAAEKGGYEHFMLKEIFEQPKALRDTLAGRLNHDHVVLQEVDLTPKEVALFNKVAIVACGTAYHAGLIGKGLIEHWAKIPVEVDIASEFRYRAPLIDDKTLVVVISQSGETADTLAALRESKKKGARVIAITNVVGSSVAREAHDVIHTWAGPEIAVASTKAYTTQIEGMILLALYLTQAKGTMPKEWITEIISELGKIPDKAEIILKEGAERIKTLARYFEEVSSAFFIGRGLDWAVAQEGSLKLKEISYIHAEAYASGELKHGTLALITEDTPIIALATQRDLYEKTVSNVIEVKARDAKVIGFTFEGNTDLYKSVNEIFYIPETVNELAPILTVIPLQLLSYYVSVARGNDVDKPRNLAKSVTVE; encoded by the coding sequence ATGTGTGGTATTGTAGGATATTTTGGAGAGAAATCGGCTGTTCCGATTTTGGTTGAAGGTCTAAGAAAGCTTGAATATAGGGGATATGATTCCTCGGGCATAGCGGTCATGGAAGAAGGCGGGATCCGGATCACCAAGAGTGTTGGGAAACTTGTCAATTTAGAGGAAAAGCTAAGCAACCGCACTTACAATGCAAAAATCGGAATCGGCCATACCCGGTGGGCGACGCACGGCAGACCGTCTGATGTGAATGCTCACCCTCATATGGACTGCCATGGAGACTTTGCCGTTGTACATAACGGAATTATTGAGAATTATCTTGAGCTTAGAGAATGGCTGACTGCGGAGGGACATCTTTTCCGTTCCGAAACGGATACGGAAGTGCTGGCTCATCTGGTCGAACATTTTTATAAAGGGGATCTCCAGGACGCAGTCAAAAAAATGCTGGTCAAGGTAGAAGGGTCCTATGCAGTCGTCGTTTTGAGCTATAAGAATCCCGATATTATGGTTGCAGCCCGCAAAGACAGTCCGTTGATCGTCGGTATTGGAGACGGAGAATATTTTGTCGCGAGCGATATCCCGGCTGTACTTAAATATACGAGAAAGACGTACATCATGGAAGACGGGGAAATGGTGACCGTCTCGGCCAAAGGTTTGAAGTTCTGCGATTTTACGACAGGCGAATGTATTGAAAAGAGTGTCTTTGAAGTCACTTGGGATGCTGTGGCAGCCGAAAAAGGCGGTTACGAGCACTTTATGCTAAAAGAGATTTTTGAACAGCCGAAGGCCCTGCGGGACACGCTGGCCGGAAGACTGAACCACGACCATGTTGTGCTGCAGGAAGTGGATCTTACCCCGAAAGAGGTTGCTTTATTCAATAAAGTAGCAATTGTTGCCTGCGGAACTGCGTATCATGCCGGACTGATCGGCAAAGGGCTAATTGAACACTGGGCCAAAATACCGGTCGAAGTCGATATCGCTTCGGAGTTCCGGTACAGAGCACCTTTGATTGATGATAAAACCCTGGTCGTTGTAATCAGCCAGTCGGGAGAAACGGCCGACACCCTGGCAGCTTTGCGCGAATCCAAAAAGAAGGGAGCCAGAGTTATCGCAATCACTAATGTCGTCGGCAGCTCCGTGGCTAGGGAAGCACACGATGTGATCCACACCTGGGCGGGACCGGAAATTGCCGTGGCCTCGACGAAAGCTTATACGACTCAGATCGAAGGAATGATCCTGCTTGCACTTTATCTTACGCAGGCCAAAGGAACCATGCCGAAGGAATGGATCACCGAAATTATTTCCGAACTTGGCAAAATTCCTGATAAAGCGGAGATTATTCTCAAAGAAGGAGCTGAACGCATTAAGACCCTAGCCAGGTACTTTGAAGAAGTGAGCAGCGCATTCTTCATCGGGCGCGGTCTGGACTGGGCAGTTGCGCAGGAAGGTTCTCTGAAACTTAAAGAAATCTCGTATATTCACGCTGAAGCCTATGCTTCAGGTGAGTTAAAGCATGGCACGCTCGCGCTGATTACAGAGGATACACCGATCATCGCGCTCGCAACCCAGAGAGACCTGTACGAGAAAACGGTCTCGAATGTGATCGAGGTTAAGGCCAGGGACGCCAAGGTCATTGGGTTTACGTTTGAAGGAAATACCGATTTATATAAGTCGGTTAATGAAATATTCTATATCCCGGAGACCGTCAATGAGCTTGCTCCGATCTTAACGGTGATTCCACTGCAGCTTCTGTCCTACTATGTTTCCGTCGCCAGAGGGAATGATGTCGATAAGCCCAGGAACCTGGCTAAATCAGTGACGGTTGAGTAA
- a CDS encoding sigma 54-interacting transcriptional regulator — MLSQERIEKQSQLNHDTIHTFEAIVGKSRPIVQTIDFARNISKSTYNVLLNGESGTGKEIFAQAIHHDYCPEGPFVALNCASIPRNLIESELFGYEGGAFTGANKNGQPGKIEAANGGTLFLDEIGDMPLEVQPVLLRVLEDKRVVRINSSKYTTVNFRLIAATNQNLFQMVQEKTFRSDLYFRLSVLAIDIPPLRDRGKDILLLAHYFLDQISKELQCEPPKLSFEVYKALVEYTWPGNIRQLKNAMVYAVFKAKNGILNIGDLPNEIKHRQTTVSVTQSNDPLPLRDIQKEAIMHALCKNKNKDEAARELGLSKSTLYRKIKEYGLK, encoded by the coding sequence ATGTTATCTCAAGAAAGAATTGAAAAACAATCTCAACTTAATCATGACACCATTCATACTTTTGAGGCCATTGTCGGGAAAAGCCGGCCTATCGTACAGACCATTGATTTTGCCAGGAATATCAGCAAGTCTACATATAATGTTCTGCTGAATGGTGAAAGCGGGACAGGAAAAGAGATATTTGCTCAGGCAATTCATCATGATTATTGTCCTGAAGGACCTTTTGTCGCCCTTAATTGTGCTTCTATACCCAGAAATTTAATTGAAAGTGAATTATTCGGCTATGAAGGAGGAGCTTTTACCGGAGCCAACAAAAACGGTCAGCCCGGTAAAATAGAGGCTGCCAATGGTGGAACTTTGTTTTTGGATGAAATCGGGGATATGCCTTTGGAAGTCCAGCCTGTATTATTACGTGTCCTCGAGGACAAAAGAGTCGTCAGGATTAACAGCAGCAAGTACACCACGGTAAACTTCAGACTTATCGCCGCAACTAACCAGAACCTGTTTCAAATGGTACAGGAAAAAACATTTCGAAGCGATCTATATTTCCGTTTATCCGTTTTAGCGATTGACATCCCCCCGTTGCGGGACAGAGGAAAGGATATTCTCCTGCTCGCGCATTATTTTTTGGATCAGATCAGTAAAGAACTACAATGTGAACCACCCAAATTAAGTTTTGAGGTCTATAAAGCGCTTGTGGAATATACCTGGCCCGGAAACATCAGGCAGTTAAAAAATGCGATGGTGTATGCGGTCTTTAAAGCCAAAAACGGCATACTGAATATCGGAGACCTTCCGAATGAAATCAAACACAGGCAAACCACCGTGAGTGTAACACAAAGCAATGATCCGCTGCCTTTAAGGGATATACAAAAAGAAGCCATTATGCATGCTTTGTGTAAAAACAAAAACAAAGATGAAGCGGCCAGGGAGCTGGGCTTATCAAAATCAACATTGTACAGAAAAATCAAGGAGTATGGTCTTAAGTAA
- a CDS encoding DUF3343 domain-containing protein has product MTSSENVALVFSSVHQTLEAEDLLNSGSWPFVLIPVPPSINQGCGLAIQITCSDQQGVEAYLEQYDILPLKAVRMD; this is encoded by the coding sequence GTGACAAGTTCGGAAAATGTCGCCCTTGTTTTCAGTTCCGTTCATCAGACGCTTGAAGCAGAAGATCTTTTGAATTCAGGCAGCTGGCCTTTTGTCTTGATACCGGTCCCTCCCTCAATTAACCAGGGCTGCGGGCTCGCGATCCAGATCACCTGCTCCGACCAGCAGGGCGTTGAAGCGTATTTGGAGCAGTATGACATTCTCCCACTCAAAGCTGTCCGTATGGATTGA
- the glmM gene encoding phosphoglucosamine mutase, whose protein sequence is MARLFGTDGVRGKANTELTPELAFKLGKAGAYVLGKRQEKAKIVIGKDTRISGDMLEAALAAGICSMGVDVLKAGVLPTPGIAFLTRTLEASAGVVISASHNPYEDNGIKFFAGSGFKLSDELEDEIEDTLKRIDELELPSGGDIGSIVEVENASEKYAAFLKKTSVSLKGLKIILDCANGAAYEVGPKVLADLGAEVIPLYNQPDGININVHCGSTHPEALAKEVLQHGADLGLACDGDADRIIAVDENGNILDGDAIMVICARALKDKGKLAHDSLVVTVMSNMGLHKALRKAGIRILETKVGDRYVMEKLLESGAILGGEQSGHLIFLEHNTTGDGLLSGLQLLSVIKEKKAKLSELAKQMKRFPQVLVNTSVGNKDKIMQNEQVNLKVREVQESLGEDGRILVRPSGTESLIRVMLEGPDQQELIRLAEEVVKVVRIVDQNDLG, encoded by the coding sequence TTGGCCAGACTTTTTGGAACGGATGGAGTCAGAGGAAAAGCAAATACGGAGCTTACGCCGGAGCTTGCTTTCAAACTTGGAAAAGCAGGAGCCTACGTTTTGGGAAAAAGGCAGGAAAAAGCCAAAATTGTCATTGGCAAGGATACTCGGATATCAGGAGATATGTTGGAGGCAGCGCTGGCAGCAGGTATTTGTTCTATGGGAGTCGATGTACTGAAGGCTGGAGTCCTTCCAACGCCGGGCATCGCATTTTTGACGCGGACGTTGGAAGCAAGTGCCGGTGTTGTCATTTCGGCGTCGCATAACCCTTATGAGGACAACGGTATTAAATTTTTTGCCGGAAGCGGATTCAAACTTTCGGACGAGTTGGAAGATGAGATTGAAGATACACTGAAGAGGATTGATGAGCTGGAATTACCTTCAGGCGGCGACATTGGCAGCATTGTGGAAGTCGAGAATGCGTCGGAGAAATATGCCGCATTCCTGAAAAAAACCTCCGTATCCCTGAAAGGGCTTAAAATCATTCTGGATTGCGCCAATGGCGCGGCTTATGAAGTGGGCCCAAAAGTACTGGCCGATCTCGGTGCTGAGGTCATACCACTCTATAACCAGCCTGACGGGATCAATATTAATGTTCACTGTGGTTCGACGCATCCGGAAGCGCTCGCTAAAGAAGTCCTGCAGCATGGTGCGGATCTCGGGCTGGCCTGTGACGGAGACGCGGATCGGATCATTGCGGTTGATGAGAACGGCAATATTCTTGATGGCGATGCGATCATGGTGATCTGTGCGCGAGCCCTGAAAGACAAAGGGAAGCTGGCCCATGATTCGCTGGTTGTAACCGTGATGAGTAACATGGGGCTGCATAAAGCTCTCCGCAAAGCTGGCATCCGGATCCTTGAGACCAAGGTCGGGGACCGCTACGTCATGGAGAAACTGCTGGAATCTGGCGCAATCCTCGGTGGGGAACAGTCCGGCCACCTTATTTTTCTGGAACACAATACGACGGGTGACGGGCTGCTCTCTGGTCTGCAGCTGTTGTCCGTAATAAAAGAGAAAAAAGCCAAGCTGTCCGAGCTGGCCAAACAAATGAAACGATTCCCGCAGGTCCTGGTAAATACCAGCGTCGGTAATAAAGACAAGATTATGCAGAATGAGCAAGTGAATCTGAAGGTCAGAGAGGTTCAGGAAAGCCTAGGCGAGGACGGCAGGATCCTTGTTCGTCCGTCCGGTACGGAGTCTCTGATCCGGGTCATGCTGGAAGGACCGGACCAGCAGGAGCTAATCAGGCTGGCTGAAGAAGTCGTCAAGGTGGTCAGGATTGTCGATCAGAATGACCTTGGCTGA